A region of the Candidatus Palauibacter australiensis genome:
CGACATCGAGGCGCTGAACGACGACTCGACAAGCGTCGTCATCGACGCCTCGCCGCTGTTCGAGTCCGACATTCCCATGCTCGGGCTGAGCCAGTTCCGCCGCGACGCGTACCGGGTGCGCTCGCTGGACTCCAACCGAACCTACGTCGACTGGATCAAGAGCTTCCCGCGCAACGTCGAAGTGCGGCACGTCCTCACCTACAATGCGCAGACGCCACCGTCGAACGCGAGCACGAACTCGATCTCGATCGAGATGAATCAGTCGATGGTCCTGCTCCCGGACGAACCCATGCAGCCGCGCATCTTCGACGAGCGGGTGGGTTACTTCAACGTGAACCAGGTGGACTATGGCCGCAGCGACCAGAAGGTCGTCACGCGCACTTACGTGACGCGGTGGCGGCTCGAACCGAGCGACACCGCGGCCTTCCGGCGCGGCGAACTCGTCGACCCGGTCAAACCCATCATCTTCTACCTCGACCCCGCCACGCCCGAGAAGTGGCGGCCGTACCTCATCCAGGGGATCGATGACTGGCAGGAGGCCTTCGAGGCGGCGGGCTTCAGCAACGCGATCCAGGGGCGGATGCCGCCCTCCTTCGAGGAGGACCCGGAGTTCAGCCCGGAGGACGTGCGGTATTCCGTGATCCGCTGGCTCCCGTCGCAGGTGCAGAACGCCTCCGGACCGCATGTGCACGACCCGAGGACCGGAGAGATCCTCGAGAGCGACATCCAGTGGTATCACAACGTCGCGAACCTGCTGCGCAACTGGTACCTGATCCAGACGGCGGCCGTGAATCCGGCGGCGCGCCGCGCGCTCTTCGACGACGAAGTGATGGGTCGGCTGATCCGCTTCGTGGCGGCGCACGAGGTCGGACACACGCTCGGTCTCCCGCACAACATGAAGTCGAGTTCCGCCTTCCCCGTGGATTCGCTGCGGGCCCCGGGCTTCGTGTGCCGCGAGGGGGTCGCCCCGTCGATCATGGACTACGCGCGCTTCAACTACGTGGCGCAGCCGGAGGACGAGGGCGCGTGCGTGGATCCGCGGATCGGCGAATACGACCGCTTCTCGATCAACTGGGGCTACCGCCCGATCCTCGATGCGGACGAGGACGAGGAGCGGGCGACGCTCGACGCCTGGATCCGGGAGGTCGAAGACGACCCGGTCTACGCCTTCGGCAGTGGGACGCCGATCGACCCGACCGCCCAGACGGAAGCCGTCGGCTCCGACGCGATGGAAGCGAGCGACCTCGGGATCGCGAACCTCAAGCGGATCCTGCCCCGGCTGGTCGAGTGGAGCAGCGACGGGCGCGAGGGGGAGAACTACGAGGAGTTGGCGGAACTCTACAACAATCTCATCGGGCAGTGGAACCGCTACATGGGCCACGTCGGGACCGTGGTCGGCGGGGTGACGCGCACGCACAAGCGGATCGGGCAGAAGGGGGCGGTCTACGAGTTCGTGGACGAAGCCACGCAGCGGCGGGCCATGGACTTCTTCGCCCGGCAGGCCTTCGACCCGCCGACGTGGATGGTCGACGAGGACATCCTGTCGAAGATCGAGAACCCGTCAACGGTGGACCGCATGCGAGGCATTCAGGTTCGAGTCGTGAACCTGATCCTCGACCCCGGCCGCATGCAGCGGCTGATCGAGGCGGAAGCCCGGAACGGGGGCGACCACTACAGCCTCGGCGAGCTGTTCGAGGATCTGCGCGGCTCAATCTGGGGAGAGCTGGAGACCGGCGCCCCGATCGGCGTCTACCGGCGGAATCTCCAGCGCGGACACCTGGAGCGGCTCGAGTATCTGATGACGCAGGAGCTGTCGCTCCCGACCTTCATCTTCGGCGGTCTCTCGGACTTCTTCACCTCGGTGGACGTGTCGCAGTCGGACATCCGGGCCTTCGTGCGGGGCGAACTCCACGGGCTCCGGGATGCGATCGAACGCACGCTGCGGCGCCGGCTCGACCGCACGACGGAACTGCACCTGCGCGACGCCCTCGCCAGGATCGACGACATCCTCGACCCCGACTGAGCTAGTGTCGTGTCCCGGGAATACGCGAGCTACCGAGAGTGCCGAGGCGCCGGAGCCCGCAAGGCGCTCGGACGAGGAATAGCAGCGCTATTTCGAGGAGGAGCAACGTCGCGGGGCCGGATGGATCGGCGCTCGAATAGCCGTGATATTTCCGGGACACGACACTAGAAGCGGACGCGGACGCCGAGTTGAGCGCGGCGGGTGTCGCCGAGGCCGCTCCGGATCGTGCCATCGAAGTTGAACAGGAGCCCGGTCTGCGCGGTGTCGAGGAAGTGGTCGGCGCCCGTCAGGTTGAAGACCTCCAGAATCGGCTCGACGGTGCGTCCGCCGCCGATGTCGAAGGCCTTCGAGAGCCGGAGATCCCACGTGAAGAAGTCGTTCTCCCTCCGGAGCGTGTTGCGCTTGAGGACGGAACCATCGGCGCACACGCGGTCCGCCGGAGCCCCCGCACGCTGGCCCGCCGGGGCGGCGAGAGGGTTCGCCTCGGTCGGGCCGCAGCTCGCCGACATCGGTGATGCGGAGAGATACCGGAAGACGTGGTTGAGGACGACGCCGCGCCCGAGATCGAAGAGCATGAAGCCGGTCAGCTGGTGCCGCCGGTCGCGGATGGACCAGTTGTACTCGGGCTCGAAATCGGTTGCGCTCGCATAGAAGAAGTTGAACGGATCCCGTTCGTTATCGTCGTCCGACCGGTCGAAGCCGAGCGTGTAGCTCGCCTCGAAACTCAGCCTCCCGTCGAGCGCGGCGTCCCCGCGCAGTCCGAGCGTGACGGCGTTGTAGCGGGAGCGCGCGCTGCTCTCCGTGACCGTGACCGTCCCCAGCCCGCTGGCCCCCTCCGCGAAGGGCGCCCCGAGTTCGGCCGCGTTGCGGTCCACGAAGCGGAACAGGTTGTCCGTGCGGGCGTGCTGCAGCGAAAGCTCCACCGCGGTGTTCCCGCTCAGCGCGTGCTCCACGGCGACGTTGAACGACCACGTCCGCGGCAGTTCGAGGTTGCGGTCGGCGATGTTCACGCCGGGCTGGAAAGGCGGCGTGCCCGGCGGGGCCGGCGTGAGGAAATCTCCGATCTGCGGCGGCGGCGGAAGGAAGGTCGCGTCGCTGGCCGCGAACTGCGTTCCCTGGAATGCGCCGTTCGTCGTGCGGTGCTGCGCGAACACGAGCATCGGGATGCGCGAAAAGTAGGACCCCGCGTTCAGGCGGATGAGCGTGCGCCCGTCGTCCCGGGGATCCCAGGCGAGCCCGAAGCGCGGCTGGAAGTTGTCGAGGTCGTCCGGAATCGTCCCTTCCGACGGAAAACCCGCGGTCCCGATCCACGGCCCGTAGAAGGTGTCCTCGGGCTCGATGAACATGCCGGGGTGCCATGATCCTTCCCAGCGCAGGCCGAGGTTCAGGGTCAGGTTGTCGCGCGGGCGCCAGGTGTCCTGGATGAAGAGCCCAAGTTCGTGCATCGAAAAGTCCTGCAGTCCGAGCTGCTCGGCCGGCGTATTCCCCAGCGTGACGGCCTGCAGGTAGAGGAGGACGGGGCCGGTGATCGCGGTTCCCGGCGGACAGACGCCCTCCGCGCTGTCGGACCCGTCGGAGCAGGTGACGTATCGGTTCCCCTGCGTGACGAAGTTCATGAATCCGTCGACCGAGGAGAACTTGTAGAGGCCGTTCGCGAAGCCGATGAACTGCTGGCCGACCCCTGTCCCGTTGTACTCCGCGCCCACCTTGAACAGGTGATCTCCCGCCAGGAAGGAGAGGTTGTCGACGAGCTGGATCCGGTGGTCGTAGGCCGGGTCGATGGGGAGGAAGAAGGGCATCCCGATGCGGAACCCATCGGCGAAGTCCATCGCGATGTCCGGGAAGGGGCGGCCGCCGACCGTGCCGAAGGCCGGCTGCGGCGGCGGGGCGGAGCCCGGAATCAGGGGTCCGTCGTATCCGCGGGGCCGATCCTCGCGCGCGTACTGGACCCGGAACTCGTTGGAGACGGTGTTTGAAAGCTGCGACCTGAGGCTCGCGTTGATCGCGTGGGAGAAGTCCTCCTCGAGGCCGTTGGCGCTGAGACCCCAGGAATCCACGTCGAACGTCCCGTTCAGCTGCTGGGACCACGTGTAGTTGTACTTCAAGGACGCCTGGTGACGGTCGCTGAGGTTGAAGTCGAGCTTCGCCACCAACGCCCGGTTGTCGTCGGTGCGGCGGATCGGGCCGAACTCGGCATCGAACAGGCCGGGCCACTGCGTCTGAAGGAAGTTCTCCAGCTTCTCGAGTTCCGGTCGGTTCACGACGTTGCGCGTGAACTGCTTCGTCTCGCTCGCTTCCTGCTGGTCGTAGGCGACGAAGAAAAACGCCCGGTCGCGCACGATCGGGCCGCCGACGGTGAAGCCGAACTGACCGCGCCCGAACTCGGGCTTTCCGCCCCCGCGCTCGCTGGGGTAGGCGGTGGAGATCGCATCCCACTGGCCGAAGTAGTGCGCGGAGCCCGTGAACTCGTTCGTGCCCGATTTCGTGATGACGTTCACGAAGCCTCCCGCCGAGCGGCCGAACTCCGCCGACGCCCCCTGGCTCACGACGACGATCTCTTCGATGGCGTCCTGGTTGAAGGTGAAGGCCGGGCGCTGGCCGCCCCGCTGCTCGCCGAAGAAGGGGTTGTTGAAGTCGGCGCCGTCCACGGAGACGTTGTTGAAGATCCCCCGCTGTCCCCCGATGTTGAGGACCTCGCCATCCGGACCCTGCGATACGGATACGCCCGGGGTGAGGAGCGTGTAGTCGAGAAAGTTGCGGCCGTTGTTGGGCAGGTTGTCGACGACCTCCTCGGCGAGCCGATGGGAACTCGACGGGTCCTCGGTGTCGACGAGCGGCGTCCGGTCCGCGATCACGGTGATTTCGGACACGGCGACGGGCCTGAATTCGAGTACGAGATCGAGCACCTCTCCCACGCGGAGGACGAGCCCCTCGGTGCGCTCGTCGCCGAACTGCCCCAGCGCCCGGGCGGTGACGTCATAGACGCCGAGCGGAAGGAGCGTGCGCACGAACGCCCCGTTCGAGCCCGTCTCGACCGTCGTCGCGAAGCCGGTCGCGCGATGCTCGATGACCACGGCGGCGCCGGCCACGGGCGCTCCCACCGGATCGCGGACCACCCCGCGGATGACACCGGTCGTCGCCTGGGCCTGCGCGGCCGCGTCCGACGTGGCGGCGCAGCACAGCGCGAGCACGGCGAACAGGAGGGTGGACGCGCGTCGGGAGACCGGAACCCGGCATGGCCGCATGGACGACTCCTTGCCCTTGATGGTGGATAGTGGACTCGGGGATGCTGAAGATGGGCCCGGCAGGATTCGAACCTGCGACCTTGGGATTATGAGTCCCCTGCTCTAACCGGCTGAGCTACGGGCCCGAACGGAGCGTGAAACGTACGCGCCGCGACGCTCCGCACCAACGCCGCGGCGGCGGTCGCGGGACCGGCGCTTTTCCGCCGCGTCGTCACGGTGCGACCTCAACCCCGACCGCCGGACCTTCCGGCTCGATGACCTCCCCGATCACCGCGGCCGCGTAGCCCGCGGCCGCGAGCGCGGCCGACGCAGCCGGCGCCTCGTGCGCGGGGACGGCCGCCAGCAGCCCGCCCGACGTCTGCGGGTCGTGAAGCAGGGTCCGCAGGTCGGCGGGGACCGCGTCATCCCACTGCATCTGCGATGCGTAGGCATCCCGGTTCCGGCTCGTGCCGCCCGGCACACACCCCTCGCCGGCAAGGCGCAGCGCTCCGGGGAGGAGCTTCGGCGCCGAAGCCCGGATCCGGGCGCTCGTGTCCGAGGCGCCGCACATCTCGAGCAGGTGCCCCACGAGCCCGAAACCGGTGACGTCGGTCGCGGCGTGAACGTCGAAGTCGGAAAGGACGGCCGCCGCCTCACGGTTCAGTTGCCGCATGGAATCGACGGCGACGCGGAGGTCCGCGGGGTCCGTGACGCCGCGCTTGAGTCCGGTCGTAACGACGCCCGTTCCGAGCGCCTTCCCCAGGACGAGCGCGTCCCCCGGTCGCGCTCCGCCCTTTCTCCACAGGCGGTCGGGATCGCCGAGTCCGATGGCCACGAGTCCGAACTTCGGCTCCGCGTCGTCGATCGAATGTCCCCCGGCCACGGCGATGCCGGCCTCGCGGCACACTTCTCCCGCGCCGCGGAGGATCGCGCCCACCGTCTCATCGGAGAGCGTCCCGGCCGGCACCGCCAGGATGTTGAGCGCGAACAGGGGGCGGGCCCGCATCGCGTACAGATCTCCCAGCGCGTTCGCCGCCGCGATGGCGCCGAAGTCCGTCGGATCGTCGACGAGCGGCGTGAAGAAGTCGAGGCTCGCGACGATGGCATCGCCATCGTCGAGCAGGTACACGGCGGCGTCGTCCGGGCCCTCGAGTCCCACGAGGAGCCGGTCGTCCGGAACGAGCGGAACGTGCTGCAGGATGCGGCCCAGATCCTCCGGGCCGAGCTTGCACGCTCAGCCGGCGCCGTGCGAGTACTGGGTCAGGCGGGCCGCTTCGGCCGAAGGCGAGTTCATGGCGACCGAAGCTATGGCGACGCGAGGCGTCTCGCAGGGATTCCTACCAGTTCCGCTCCACGACCGGATCCTGGAAACGATTGCGGCCCATCACGCGGTCGCGGATCGCCGCCTCCGCATCGCCCGCCTGTTCGAGGAGCGCCGCGGCCTGCTCGGGCGACAGCATCTCCATCTCGCCCGAGCCCGCGGCCGCCGCGGCGCCGGCGCCGGCCCCCTGCGGAGACTGTCCCTGCCCACCCTGCTGCTCGTCGCCGCCGCTCTCCCCTTCCTCCTCGAGCCAGCGCTCGACGAGTTCGAGGTTCCAGCGCGCATCCTCGTCGTCCACGCGGCGGCGGAGGACCTCGCGAAAGGCTTCGCGCGCCGCCTGGAGGGCGGCTCGACGCGCGGACGGGTCGCTTTGGGTGAACCGGCCGTCGAGGGCCGTGCTGAGCCCGAGGTTGTAGAAGGCGCTCTCGCGTACCTCTTCCCGCTCGCTGCCGATGGAGAGTTCGAGCGGGGCCTGCGCGTCCCCCACCTGGCCGTCATGGAGGAGAGCCGTCCCGTAGTTGTAATGATCGATCGGCCGGTCGGAGGAGGCGGCTCGTTCCCTGTAGCGCGCGACGGCCTCGGATTCCGCCGCCTGCCGGTCGGCGGACCCGGGCTGACCGGTCGGCCGCACCGGCGCCTCCTGCGGCTTCCCCCCGGCAAACGCCGCGAGCGAGGCGGCCGCGGCCGCGAGCCCGAGGATCGTGCACTTCCGCGTCGACTCAACCACGTGGCAACAGGAACCCTTCTCCCCAGAGGCTGACGAAGGCGAGCAGAAGCAACGCCGCTACGGCCGCGTCGTCGGTCGATGTCAGGGGTTCCCGGCCGCCCTCCGCCAGTTCCCGCTCGATCGCGTCGATACCGTCCGCGCCGTCAACATAGTGCCCCCCGGTACCGAGAGACATCTGCCTCAGCGACGCGGCGTTCAGCCGCGTGATGACGGGGCTGCCGTCCGGCCCCTGAAGCACCGAAGCCCCGCCCCGCCGTCGCGCGGCCATCGTCGGGTCCAGCGACGCCTCCCGCGTCAGGGGAATCTGCCCTCCGAGTTCGGTTCCGATCCCCACCGAATGGATCACGATCCCCGCATCCCGGGCCCTTCCGATCGCCTCCCCGAAGGGCGCGCCGGCCGTTTCCTCGCCATCGGAGAAGACGACAATCGACTTGCGCGCGCCCTCCTCTCCGCCGGCGAGCAGGTCGATCGCCTGGGTGAGGCCGGAGGCGAGCGAGGATCCTCCCAGCCCCACCGCGGCGGGCCGCACGCCCTCCGCCAGCATCTCGATCGCGCTCATGTCCGTCGTCAGCGGCGAGAGCACGTACGCGCGCCCCGCAAAGTAGACGACGCCCATCCGGCCCTGCGTGCGCGTCGCCAGGCGGGCGGCCAACTGCCGCTGCACCTCCAGCCGGCTCGGCTCGACGTCGCCCGCGAGCATCGAGTTCGACGCGTCCAAGACGAGGATCGTTTCCGCCCCTCCTTCATCGAGGCGCCGGGCCTCCGTGCCGCCGGAACCGGAAGCGAGCGCGATCGCGACGACGCCCGCGGCGAGCAGCGCCAGGCGTACGGGGGGGAGGGCGTGCGCCGGCAGCCGCACGTAGCGCTCGAGCAACGAGGTCTCGGCGAGCTTCTCGCGGTCCGCGCCCGACCGTCGCGACGCGAGCAGCCTGAGCCCGACGGCCACGGCTCCGAGCAGGAGGGCGATCGGGAGCGGGGCCACGGTCAGACCCATACCCGGCGGGAGCGCGTCGCCGCCACGAGGAGTTCAAGCATGACGAGGGCGAGCGCCGCGATGAGAAGTTCCCGCCGCATCCCGACCCGCTCCTCCGTCCGCACTTCCTTGATCGGCGTGGTCTCAAGCTCGTTGATCCGCTCGTAGATCCGCGTCAGTCCCTCGGGGTCGGTGGCGCGGAAATAGAGCCCCCCCGTGCGGGTCGCCATGCGATCGAGGAGTTCGTCGTTCACGTGGACGCGGATATTGGCGTACTGGTATCCGAAAGCGGTCCGGGCCACGGGCACGGGGGCGACGCCGTCACGGCCGACGCCGATCGTATAGACGCGGATGCCGAGGGAGGCGGCCGCGGCCGTCGCCTCCTCCGGCGAGATGCCGCCGCTGTTGTTGTCTCCGTCGGTGAGCAGGACGACGATGCGGGATTCGGGCTCCAGGTCGCGGAGCCGGTTCGCCGCCGTGGCCAGCGCGACGCCGATCGCCGTCCCGTCCCGGAGCTGTCCCGCCTCGAGCCGCTCGACCGCACTTTCCACTACGGCGTGGTCCAGCGTCCCCGGGACCATCGTGAGGGCCTCCCCGGCGAACGCGACGAGGCCGATCCAGTCGGACTCCCGCCCCTCCACGAAGCGGATGACCTCCCGCTTCGCGACCTCGATGCGGTTATCGGGGCGAAAGTCCTCCGCCAGCATCGAACTCGAGATATCGACCGCCAGCATGATCGCGACGCCCTCGCGTTCCGACTCCACCCGCTCCCAAACCCGCACCGGATTGACGAGGGTGATGATGACGAGCGCGAGGGCGAGAGAGCGAAGGGCGGCCGGAAACCACCACCAGAACCGCCCCCGGCCCCGACCTCGGGAACCGGTGAGGCGGGCGATGTCCGGATACGGGAGACGGATCCTGCCCGAGCCCATCAGGGCCCACCCGAGCGGCAGCAGGACCAGAAGGAGGAGGAACGGCCAGCCGGGGAGCGCGAATTCGCTCACGCGCCGCCTCCATTTCCCCTCGCGCCGGCCACGCCGGCGCCGGCCCCACCGGCGTCATCCCGGACGACGTCTTCCCTGGTGGCGCCCGGCCCGCCGGTTTCGTCAGCCGCAGGCGACTCCGCCATGTCCGCGCGCACAAACGCTTCGCCGACATCCACGTCGCCGAGCGGCCCTTCCCACTCCGTCCGCGTGCGCGCAAAACGGGCCAGAATCGAGTGGCGCAGAGCGGCGATAAGCCCTGCGTCGGAGCCGCCGAGCCCGCGGAGTTCCTTCGATGGCGCCCACCCGCGCGTCACATGCGCGTAGCGCCGCAGCGTCTCCTCGTAGCCATCGTAGAACCGGTCGCCGCTCACCTGCTGCCGTACCCACCCCTCGCGAAGGCGCGCGAGGTCGCGAAGCGCGAGGTCGCCGGGCCCGAGGGGGACATCGGGGGCGGCCGCGGCGGCGCGCCCGCGGTTCCAGGTCCACCAGGCGAGTCCGGCGAGCGCCGCGGCGAGCAGGACCAGCCACCAGGGCAGGGCCCGCAGGCTCAGGAGGGGCCGGGCATCCCTCAATTCGAGCGGATCATCCGCCGCCGGCAGCACGCTCAAGACAGGGACGGCGGGCGGCTGCATCCGACGGACGACGCCGCCCGCGGCCGCGAGTTCCACCTCCACCGGCGGGATGACGAGCGTGTCCGCTCGCCACGCGCGAATCGTGTAGTCCGCTTCCCACCGTCGACCCTCTTCGACGGATCGGATCTGCACCGGCCCCGTCTGCTCGATCGACTCCGGCCCGTCGATGAGGGCGGGAAAGTGGACCTCTCCGGCTCTCTCCTGTCCGACGACGAGGCGGACCGTGAACTCCTCGCCGACCCGTACGGACTCCGGGAGGACCGTCGCCTCGAGGTCGACCGCGGACTGGGCCGCCACACCCGGCGCGAACCCCAACCCCGCGCCCAGGACCGCGCGAACAGTCCAGCGGGATCGCCTCACCGGAGCCTCCGCCGGCCGCGAGCGGCGAAGAAGCCGGAGAGCCCGGACTCGTACGGGGTGTCGGTACGCAGCCGCATGAGGTCCACGTGGCAGTGCGCGCACAGCCGCTCGAGCGCCCGAGCCCCCGCCGTCGAGCGCTCCGTGAGCCGCTGCCGAACCGCCGCATCTCCGAGGTCGACCACGGCCCGATCCCCCGTTTCGGGGTCCACGACCTCGACCCAGCCCGATGCCGGGATCGTCGCTTCCGCGGGGTCATCGACCGCGAGCGCGACGACATCGTGGCGGCCGGCAAGGCCCAGCAGCGGCCGGGCCAGGTTCCCGGCGCCCACGAAGTCCGAGATCACGAACACGAGGGAGCGGACGGTGAGCATGCGGGCCGCGGTGGCGAGAGCGAGATCGAGGTCCGTCCCCTTCCCCTCCGGCCGGACGGATACGAGTTCATGCAGGAGGCGGAGGTTACGGTTGCGCCCCCGCGCCGGACGCACGTAGCGCTCGATCCGGTCGCTGAAGAGGAGCATGCCCACCGGATCCCCGGCGCGCATCGCCGCGAGTGCGAGGGTGCTCGCCACCTGCGCGACGAGATCGCGCTTCAGGGATCGGCGCGTACCGAATTCGTTCGAAGCGGAGACGTCGACGACGAGGAGGACGGCAAGCTCCCGTTCCTCCACGAAGCGCTTCACGTAGGGACGCCGCATGCGGGCGGTCACCTTCCAGTCGATCGCCTGGAACGGGTCGCCCGGCTGATACTCGCGGACCTCGGAGAACTCAATGCCGTGTCCGCGGAAGAGAGACGGGTAAGGCCCCAGAGCCGGGTTGTCCATGAACCGCCGGCTCGTCAACTCCAGCCGCCGGACCTCTTTCGACGCGGCGGCGGAGTCAGCCGTCGGCGCCGGCCGTCGCGGGCGCCACAGGAAGTCGGGCAGCCTCACGGCACCGGCACGGTCTCCAGGAGATGGTCGAGGATGTGATCGGCATCGATCTGTTCCGCCTGCGCCTGGAAGGTCAGGACGAGCCGATGCCGAAGGACATCGCGGGCGATCGCCTTCACATCCTCCGGAACCACGAAGGCCCGGCCCTCGATGAAGGCATGAGCGCGGGCCGCTCTCGCGAGGAAAATGGTGGCGCGCGGAGAGGCCCCGAACTCGACCCAGTCGACGAATTCCCCCAGGCCGTGGGCCGCGGGCTCGCGCGTCGCGAGCACGAGCTGAAGGATGTAGTCCTCGAGCCGCCGGTCGACGTAGATCGCCGGAAGCATGGCGCGCGCGGCGAGGATGCGGTCGGGCTCCACAACGGCCTTGACGGGCGGCGGATCCTCTCCCGCCATGAGCCGCATGATGGACCTTTCCTCCTCGGGCGCGGGGTAACCGACCCGGGTCTTGAACATGAACCGGTCCACCTGCGCCTCTGGAAGCGGATACGTGCCCTCGTGCTCGATGGGATTCTGAGTGGCCATGACGAGGAACGGCACGGGAAGCGGGTGCGTCTCCTCTCCGATCGTCACCTGGCGTTCCTGCATCGCCTCCAGAAGCGCGGATTGGACCTTGGCGGGCGCACGATTGATCTCATCGGCGAGGACGATGTTCGCGAAGATGGGCCCCCGCTTCGGAGTGAAGGTGCCCGTCTTCTCCTCCCACACGAGCGTTCCCACGACATCGGCGGGCAGCAGGTCCGGCGTGAACTGGATGCGTCGGAACGTGGTGTGGATCGCCTCGGCGAGCGTGCTGACCGTGAGCGTCTTCGCGAGTCCGGGCACACCTTCGAGAAGAATATGGCCACCCGTGAGAAGGCTCATCAGCACGCGGTCGAGGAGGGCGTGCTGTCCGACGATCCGCTTGGCCAGTTCGTTTCGAACCTCGGCCACGAAGGTCCCCGCTTCCCGGATCGCGGCCTGCTGGGTCTCGAGATCCTCACCCGAGATCCGTTGGGCCGTGACGGCTTCTCCGTTCATGCGTTCTCTCGCTGTCACGTTGATGTTCGGTCTGTCAGCCGCCCGATGTTCACTCCGTAACCGCCCGGGAGCAAGCCGGACCCGCCGCACGCCGGAGCGCCTGCCGTTCCTTCGGAGACAACTCGCGGGTCGCTCCCGCTGCCAGAGCGCCCAGTCGAACCGGCCCGAAAGAGGTCCTGCGAAGACTGCGCAGCGTGACGCCGAGCGAGGCGAGCATGCGCCGGATTTCCCTGTTTCTTCCCTCAGTCAGGACGATCTCGACGGTGGGCGACGAAGTATGCGGCGGCGTGATCCAGCCGGCTCGGCGGGCTCGCGCGGGTCCGTCTTCGAGCGCCACGCCGGCCCGCAGCCGATCCGGAACCTCCACCGCCACGGGCCCGCGGAGTCTCGCGTGGTACACCCGCTCGATTCCGGTCCGGGGGTGGAGAAGCCGATGCACGACGTCTCCCTCATTCGACAGGAGAAGGAGGCCCTCGCTCATGAAGTCGAGCCGACCGACGTGAGGCAGATGGCGGGTATCGGCGGGGAGCAGATCGTAGATGATCGGCCGCCGACCGGGATCGTGCCGGGTGCACGCGAACCCCGGCGGCTTGTTGAGCGCCAGCCAGAGCACGGGCTTCAAGACGACGCGGCGCCGGTCCACCTCGACCCGCTCGCCGTTCGGATCCACCCTGGTCCCAAGCTTCGTCACAACCTCGCCGTTCACGCGGACGCGGCCGGCGGCGATGAGTGCTTCGCTCGCGCGCCGAGACGCCACGCCGGCCCGAGCCAGGAATTTCTGCAGTCGCACGAGCCGTCCGCCTG
Encoded here:
- a CDS encoding MoxR family ATPase — its product is MNGEAVTAQRISGEDLETQQAAIREAGTFVAEVRNELAKRIVGQHALLDRVLMSLLTGGHILLEGVPGLAKTLTVSTLAEAIHTTFRRIQFTPDLLPADVVGTLVWEEKTGTFTPKRGPIFANIVLADEINRAPAKVQSALLEAMQERQVTIGEETHPLPVPFLVMATQNPIEHEGTYPLPEAQVDRFMFKTRVGYPAPEEERSIMRLMAGEDPPPVKAVVEPDRILAARAMLPAIYVDRRLEDYILQLVLATREPAAHGLGEFVDWVEFGASPRATIFLARAARAHAFIEGRAFVVPEDVKAIARDVLRHRLVLTFQAQAEQIDADHILDHLLETVPVP
- a CDS encoding pseudouridine synthase, whose product is MRLQKFLARAGVASRRASEALIAAGRVRVNGEVVTKLGTRVDPNGERVEVDRRRVVLKPVLWLALNKPPGFACTRHDPGRRPIIYDLLPADTRHLPHVGRLDFMSEGLLLLSNEGDVVHRLLHPRTGIERVYHARLRGPVAVEVPDRLRAGVALEDGPARARRAGWITPPHTSSPTVEIVLTEGRNREIRRMLASLGVTLRSLRRTSFGPVRLGALAAGATRELSPKERQALRRAAGPACSRAVTE
- a CDS encoding DUF58 domain-containing protein; this translates as MRLPDFLWRPRRPAPTADSAAASKEVRRLELTSRRFMDNPALGPYPSLFRGHGIEFSEVREYQPGDPFQAIDWKVTARMRRPYVKRFVEERELAVLLVVDVSASNEFGTRRSLKRDLVAQVASTLALAAMRAGDPVGMLLFSDRIERYVRPARGRNRNLRLLHELVSVRPEGKGTDLDLALATAARMLTVRSLVFVISDFVGAGNLARPLLGLAGRHDVVALAVDDPAEATIPASGWVEVVDPETGDRAVVDLGDAAVRQRLTERSTAGARALERLCAHCHVDLMRLRTDTPYESGLSGFFAARGRRRLR